Proteins from a single region of Acidianus ambivalens:
- a CDS encoding 4Fe-4S dicluster domain-containing protein, producing MGIDPNYRTTRKVVTEIQGIKVYDPYEPPKKLGIWGTIVGVDFDLCIADGSCITACPVNVFQWYETPGHPTSEKKAMPINEQACIFCMACVNVCPVAAIDVKPP from the coding sequence ATGGGAATAGATCCTAATTATAGAACTACAAGAAAAGTAGTTACAGAAATTCAAGGAATAAAAGTTTACGATCCATACGAACCGCCCAAAAAACTCGGAATATGGGGCACAATAGTTGGAGTAGACTTCGACTTATGCATTGCAGACGGCTCTTGTATAACAGCTTGTCCAGTAAACGTATTCCAATGGTATGAGACTCCCGGGCATCCTACATCAGAAAAGAAAGCAATGCCAATTAATGAACAAGCTTGCATATTCTGTATGGCCTGCGTAAACGTTTGTCCAGTTGCCGCAATAGACGTTAAACCACCTTAA
- a CDS encoding adenosylcobinamide amidohydrolase → MIKVFHLRRTYLTLTSALYPEGINFINKIKVLFVDKNYCKNAFEDVEKLREGNTIIFITAAKNYEFKQTSWGELFISAGVGESGENAGCTINISAFVNYPLNLNGLVDLVRSLTEAKSGALRDLNFPFTGTASDAIAVGTIGGNEYFAGPSSEIGKKVTKDVREVLRKLLIKDLSSE, encoded by the coding sequence ATGATAAAGGTTTTTCATTTAAGAAGGACTTACTTAACACTTACCTCTGCCCTTTATCCAGAGGGAATTAACTTCATTAATAAAATAAAGGTATTATTCGTGGACAAGAACTATTGTAAAAATGCCTTTGAAGATGTTGAGAAGTTACGAGAAGGCAATACTATAATATTCATAACTGCAGCTAAAAATTACGAATTTAAACAAACATCGTGGGGAGAGTTATTTATTTCGGCCGGAGTAGGAGAGAGTGGAGAAAATGCAGGTTGCACAATAAATATTTCTGCCTTCGTAAATTACCCGCTTAATTTGAACGGCTTAGTTGATTTAGTTAGATCGTTAACTGAGGCAAAAAGTGGTGCTTTAAGGGACCTTAATTTTCCATTTACTGGAACTGCAAGTGATGCAATAGCAGTAGGTACTATTGGAGGAAATGAGTATTTTGCAGGGCCTTCAAGCGAAATAGGTAAGAAAGTGACTAAGGACGTTAGAGAAGTTCTAAGAAAATTATTGATCAAGGATTTGAGTTCTGAATAA